One Pithys albifrons albifrons isolate INPA30051 chromosome 17, PitAlb_v1, whole genome shotgun sequence genomic window carries:
- the IQCD gene encoding dynein regulatory complex protein 10, producing MKQRTLERGMATPEKAATPLGAMRMSEPCQLKPDSRETERILTVLDETITKLQMTRLIPRITGSLERLARMLGPEITASLLEHQKLSNEMQHLLASRGEEETKRAKEQHLKRSLRHILRLFLANPLLCQGLKYEVQVRPSPADVFIKAFVEFRDFTLGKLLTSPAEEEEKIQFMEGTSLRVEQNTEAIAALWAELAAAIQTRKEEVDKKDKMIEDLKTTMDNLAKDCKADIQQMKQKGEKWQKEEVEASQDRCARLQEEVQYLRAQLSALVQEHRASELVLRKRKCRVEMEIENWIQKYDTDMAEKQATYDEIHAVYTEEKAQLAQLMEKHALLLQEYSQIVEERRMLKQKEEEELQEQARRNRAATCIQAFWKGYLARIFFKTKMKKGKGKGKGKK from the exons ATGAAGCAAAGAACCTTGGAGAGGGGCATGGCAACTCCAGAGAAGGCAGCGACCCCGTTAGGTGCCATGAGGATGTCAGAGCCATGCCAGTTAAAGCCTGATAGCAGGGAGACAGAAAGAATCCTGACTGTCCTGGATGAGACCATTACCAAGCTGCAGATGACCAGGTTGATCCCACGGATTACTGGCTCTCTGGAGAGGCTTGCTAGGATGCTGGGACCTGAGATCACGGCCAGCTTGTTGGAGCACCAAAAGCTTTCAAATGAAATGCAGCACCTGCTCGCCAGccgtggagaagaggagaccaAGAGAGCAAAGGAGCAACACCTGAAACGCTCTCTTAGACACATCCTGAGGCTCTTCCTGGCCAACCCTTTGCTTTGCCAGGGACTGAAATATGAAGTCCAGGTGAGACCATCACCAGCTGATGTGTTTATCAAAGCCTTTGTGGAGTTCAGGGATTTCACGCTGGGGAAACTCCTGACCAGCCCTGcggaagaggaagaaaagattcAGTTCATGGAAGGAACATCCCTCAGGGTTGAGCAAAACACGGAGGCGATCGCGGCTCTGTGGGCGGAGCTGGCAGCAGCGATCCAGACCCGAAAGGAGGAG GTTGACAAGAAGGACAAAATGATTGAAGACCTCAAAACCACCATGGACAATCTGGCCAAGGACTGCAAAGCTGACATCCAGCAGATGAAGCAGAAAGGGGAGAAATGGCAAAAGGAGGAGGTGGAAGCCTCCCAGGACAGGTGTGCCAGGCTGCAAGAGGAGGTTCAGTACCTGCGAGCACAGCTCTCTGCACTGGTACAGGAGCATCGAGCCTCAGAGCTGGTTCTCAGGAAG agGAAGTGCAGAGTGGAGATGGAAATTGAGAACTGGATCCAGAAATATGACACAGACATGGCAGAAAAACAG GCCACGTATGATGAGATTCACGCTGTCTACACCGAGGAGAAGGCCCAGCTGGCCCAGCTGATGGAGAAAcatgctctgctgctccaggagtaTTCCCAGATTGTGGAGGAGCGCAGGATGCTTaagcagaaggaggaggaggaattgcAGGAGCAGGCCAGAAGGAACCGTGCTGCCACCTGCATCCAGGCTTTCTGGAAAGGCTACTTGGCACGGATCTTCTTCAAGACAAAGATGAAgaagggcaagggcaagggcaagggcaagaAATGA